From the genome of Medicago truncatula cultivar Jemalong A17 chromosome 2, MtrunA17r5.0-ANR, whole genome shotgun sequence:
CTTTTAACTTATAATTCAAACTTATACACCATCCAGTCCCTACTATAAACAAAAGAGTTATGTAAAGATTTGGAAACGAGGTAAGAAATGACacatacaataaataaaatatacctTTTAAAAATCATGGAGttttcaaattaatatttactcTTCTACCACACATTATGTCTTTTATGGGTTATTTTCAGTCCTTTTGTGGTTCGAATCTCATGcgatattaataataattttttcaattttaaaaaatagaacaaaaaaataataattgcaaTTCGTATGTTACAATTGGCCGCTGATTtgatagaaaaattaaaaaattcataatagcTATATAATATTTTCCATCTCatgaaacatttttattttataaacgtaaataataattttaaatgttgtattgcctttttatttttacgtCAAGTAAAAAAAGGCAGACTACATTGGATACTTCAACTATGTAAAATATCACCATTCTTATCATTGTAcaagactttctttttaattttataatatataaaataatatgagcataattatttcaaattcttCGAATTGTCCAGATTCAATTAATCTAACGATTGTTGAATAAGCTAAGGTATATATAATTGgaaaaagactttttttttttttttaaaattgaattatcTTCCATATAAGCCATGTAAAAAGAGATTTTATGATAATCTCTGAATCCAGCAAATATTTTAATGTAATGAAAAGGCACTACGTTTGAAAAAGAACCGCGTCTTGAAAATACACTCAAAAAATTTGAGCGGAAATATACTCACAAAATTTGTCTATAAAAGAACTCCTTCACACCCAATTCCAATGTACCATTTCTTAGTCTAAATTTACAAACATACTCACCCacccttttcttttctctctttttgtgCTTCAACCATGTCAAGTGGAAGGAAAAGCCAAGGTCGCCAAaagattgaaatgaaaaaaattaccaaCGAGAGCAACTTGCAAGTGACTTTCTCGAAGCGCCGTAGTGGGCTCTTCAAAAAAGCCAGTGAGCTTTGCACCCTCTGTGGTGCAGATGTTGCTCTTGTTGTTTTCTCACCTAGAGAGAAGGTATTTTCATTTGGCCACCCCAATGTTGATACGGTCATAGATCGTTATCTCTCTCGGGTCCCACCCCAAAACAATGGTACCATGCAATTCATTGAGGCTCACCGTAGTGCCAGCGTGTGCGAGCTCAATATTCAGGTGACTCAGATCAACCAGCTACTGGACATCGAGAAGAAACGTGCTGAAGAGCTGAGCAACTTGCACAAGGCGACTGAGACTCAATTTTGGTGGGCTGGTCCCGTTGATGGGATGAATAGGGCCCAACTTGAATTATTCAAGAAGGCTCTGGATGAGCTTAAGAAACTTGTTGCTCATCATGTTGATAGGCTTGTAATCCAGGGTGCTCCTACTCAAACCCTTCCGTATTTTGCTGGAAACAGTTCGTCCTCCAACATGCCTCTCCATCATCAACCAAATCCTCCACAAGCTCATATGTTTCCAGCACAGTTTTATCAGAACCCAATGTTGCAACCTCATTTATTTGGCTTCAACAACATGGGGGGAGGAGGTGGATATGGACCCTCCAGATTCTTTTGATCGGAGCCCTTAGATCCGCCTTAAGATGCTcgtgtcaatttatttttatgtttttttgtttcatgttgttttaaatttatttcgATTGGAGTCCACATGCTTAACCTAGTTTCATGTATGTGACTTGGTTAGGCATAATCTTAGTGTTATCGGGtctttctttatctttcttATCTACTTGGAAGTTGAAATTGAATTAGtattgtattatttattatttgaataaaGGGCGTCTTATTTATGTATCGCTTCAAAATTGTATTTAATCTCTTTAAGtccaatttgaatttgtttCATTCCCTCGTAGTTTTTTAATCATCAGTTGTGAGTTTTGAAATCATGatcaagtgtaaaaaaaaagtggataaGAGAATACCAATTTATATTTGtgctaaaatcaattaaaatttattggataatttacataattttttggTTTTCCACAATTTATTCCATTGGAGATAATCCTCTTTGAGATATGTTAGACACAAATGTGGATACATCTTTCAGCTGCCACGATGTGCTAATTTAATGTCTTTCGTTAGACCAAACCTCTTGTTGGTAATTTAAGCGTTATGATGATGCATGTAATTCACAAAATTAATTCATTGTTAAAGGCTTCACTATATGTAAGCTTTATTGTAAATTCTCATTGAGGTTGGTGGTTCTTTCTCTGATTTTCTATGAAGTGCATCTTTGTTAATCTAAACTTTTAtctgcaaaatatattaatatacatATTAGTTAATTATATTAGATTAAATGCTTGAGATTTATGCTTAAACtagtcaaaattttattaaatgacttgAATTTAAGAGCACAATAtggtaattttaaatttattttggtttcCATCTGATACGTCTATTCAAAAGAACAgctaaattttttagaaaatagtttcaatttttttttgtatgattgaAGGTACAAGAGTTGTGTGTGTATATGTATTAATTTTTATGTATAAGAAAAGTTGTGTTTATTTGAAGATGATTTACTGCTAGAAgagttgtgttttttatatatcaaatttttaagaTTGATATATAATAATCTATGTTTTGGTCACTCCATCATTATCATTTTCAGGTTTAAGTTCCAATAATTTTGTGTgagtttttatgaatttttttatggtctTGCATCTTTGTTTGTGTTCAATTGTTATCTTTGCTTCAAGTTTGTACTTTACGTGTTTGCCGAAATATTTGATAATGACTCGTTTTGTTGATAATGTAATTTGAGTAAGGAGTGTATTGTGGTTTCcaccaaattcaatatttttgttatctTATTAAAAACTTCTCAACATATGGTTGAATTGGTCATTCAAAGACCACCTATAGTCGAAATGAGCAAACACTATCAACAATTCCCCCCCACCCCCACAGAGGGTATTTGATTATTCTGTACCATTGGCCATATATGTGAAATAATTTAGTAGGGTCTTTGATTATTCTTTACCATTGGCCATTGTGCTCcttgattttcggatatcaaaccattaattgatttgaatcgtcaatctttgaactctcaatttttattcgtgggaagggaaaaaatgagtaaaaacccttatcgagactttggattcgggggttggtttcgaatagggaagatgttaagcaccctaaacgacttcggtactccgaaggaaccgcttacttagattatcttgtgctaaattcatttgcttacttgaaaaattattacctaaaaatctaagtaaaagaatggagggagaagaagtatgtttttggttgtttttatttgatttgggaggacaagtcctctgcctacgtaccattttttgggaaagggatcaaaaccgacgtagttccactcaaaaatttctttggtgggttaggttgattttaagattttttttgaaaatggtttttaagaagagaaagatgcctcaaggcatgagataaaagaaatgagtgaggttgattgattttaaattttgaaaatggttgaagttgaattaaaattgattgagaatttgattaagaaaataaagggaaaatgttattaagaaaatgatttttgaagtttcgCATATccgatttttttttgagaaaatgatttttctaaactaacggtgaaaactaacgtaacgtcgtaaaaactaacggaaagcggtaaataaaatgtggtagtgtcggtgcatgtgtcggtgcttgtgttacctacattattacatcaactcCTAAATACAatcctaaggcctttatgccaaaataaaaatgcaagaaataaaattacatcaattccctatttatacacactaagtcaatgacaaaataaaatgatggaaaaattaaatgtgcatgctatgattcaagacaaaaaattaaatagttagtaatcacaagaaatattatgatgaatgagacataagaaataataagcaagaattaagacaaataataattaaggtcatcatataagaaataaacaaaaaaaaaatgaaataaaagaaaacaaatagaatggatttttaaaattagagaaaattaaaatagtgagaaaaatattttttggaatttttctaaacacaaaaatgtcaaaaaaatgtaaaaacagcatttaaaaataaagacaattaaaaataagaaataataaaacattggctcagcaggattaattctggaccattggattaaatcaatggtCCAGATTCAGTCACTGGGTTCATCACAGCCGTTGGATCCAACGATCCAAGggtcacaaaaacaacatagaaacaaaGGGATTAAACTGAaaacacagtgaccgtcagatcaacgatctgacggtcCAACCAGAAACCACACCACACTCACGCAGAAAAAACACACACTTGACCCGAGATCAAGATACACAGGAGCCCTCAGATCAAGGAATGATCCCGATCCAAGGGCTGTAACGCGATGGAGCACTGAATTGCAGTATGCGTATGTGCACAaga
Proteins encoded in this window:
- the LOC11412448 gene encoding agamous-like MADS-box protein AGL62, which produces MSSGRKSQGRQKIEMKKITNESNLQVTFSKRRSGLFKKASELCTLCGADVALVVFSPREKVFSFGHPNVDTVIDRYLSRVPPQNNGTMQFIEAHRSASVCELNIQVTQINQLLDIEKKRAEELSNLHKATETQFWWAGPVDGMNRAQLELFKKALDELKKLVAHHVDRLVIQGAPTQTLPYFAGNSSSSNMPLHHQPNPPQAHMFPAQFYQNPMLQPHLFGFNNMGGGGGYGPSRFF